From the genome of Candidatus Methylomirabilis limnetica, one region includes:
- the hisA gene encoding 1-(5-phosphoribosyl)-5-[(5-phosphoribosylamino)methylideneamino]imidazole-4-carboxamide isomerase, which produces MLIIPAIDLKGGQVVRLSQGDPLRQTAYSTDPIAMARRWEEEGASILHMVDLDGAFSGTPQQLSVVAKVAQSIKIPVQLGGGLRSLAALEQAFASGIERAIIGTAAIEDEGFLIEAASRYPGRIILGIDAKNGKVAVRGWAANTDLLASDLAIRSADLPLAAIIYTDIERDGMLTGPNVDALRRMAQAARHPIIASGGVATLDDLTRLAKLEPTYIIGALVGKALYEGRFSLKEAIAAAR; this is translated from the coding sequence ATGCTGATCATTCCAGCGATTGACCTAAAAGGAGGCCAGGTCGTTCGGTTGTCGCAAGGCGATCCCCTGCGTCAAACCGCCTATTCCACCGATCCTATCGCCATGGCCAGAAGGTGGGAGGAGGAGGGGGCTTCGATCCTGCACATGGTCGATCTTGACGGAGCCTTTTCTGGAACGCCGCAGCAGCTTTCGGTTGTCGCCAAAGTGGCTCAGTCGATCAAGATCCCTGTGCAACTTGGCGGCGGGTTACGAAGCCTGGCCGCTTTGGAGCAGGCGTTCGCCTCTGGTATCGAGAGGGCTATTATTGGGACTGCTGCCATAGAGGATGAGGGGTTCCTGATAGAGGCGGCCAGTCGCTATCCTGGTCGCATCATCCTGGGTATCGATGCCAAGAACGGTAAGGTTGCGGTACGGGGTTGGGCGGCGAACACTGACCTTCTCGCCTCCGACTTGGCGATACGATCGGCCGATCTGCCACTGGCGGCGATTATCTATACCGACATCGAGCGGGACGGGATGCTCACTGGACCGAACGTGGACGCCTTGCGCCGTATGGCTCAGGCAGCTCGCCACCCGATCATTGCTTCCGGTGGGGTTGCCACACTTGACGACCTGACGAGGCTCGCCAAGCTGGAGCCGACGTACATCATTGGCGCCCTGGTCGGAAAGGCTCTCTACGAGGGCAGATTCTCGCTGAAGGAAGCGATCGCGGCTGCGAGATAA